DNA sequence from the Myxococcota bacterium genome:
CTGCACTGGGGCTGCGCACCGTCTTGCCATCACGCATGAGAGACTCCTTCGCGGCGCGCGGGGGATGCGCGCGCTCGATGTCGTCTCGGCTGGCTCGGGTGTGACGCCCTGTGACACAAATCACCGCAACTCGTGTGCAGCAAGGCGGCAGGCGGGGGGCGCTCTCAGTCGGCTCGCGCGCGGGAACGCTCCCGTTCTTCGAGGAGTCGGAGCGTTTCGTCCGAGACCTCGGCACCGAGCACCCCCGAGACCAGATCGACCAGGTCGCTGACGAAAAGACGATGATCGCCGCGCCGGCGCGCGGCGGCCCGCCGGCCCAGTTCGGAGAAGCACAGGTGCATCGCCGAGAAGCGCCGGTGCAGGGGCAGGGTGGTGCCCGCACTGTGGCGCTTCGCCAGCTCGTGCCAGCGGTCGAGCTCGGTCCCGTCGAAGGGGCCGCGCCGGCGCAGGTTCGCCGGGTCGCCGATCAGCTCGGCGACGATCCGCAGGTAGTCGCGTCCCGGGGCGTCCTCGAGCAGCGCCGCTGCGGGTCGCACCAGCGCTCCCGCGAGCGCCCGGACCGACGGCGCGGGGTCGGCCTCGAGGGCGTCGAGGAGCGCGCCCCGTCCCGCGCCCACGCGTTCGTGGAAGGGCGTGAGCACGGCGAAGAGCAGGGCGTCGCGATCTCCGAAGTGGTACTGCACCGCATTGTTGTTGCGCTGCTCGGCCGCGCGGCCCACCTCGCGCATCGATACGCCGTCGATCCCGCGCTCGGCGAACAGCACCCGCGCCGTGTCGATCAGCGCCTGTCGGCCGCCCGAGGCGGCTTCTCGCTTGGCGGTCCCCATCGCGCCACTCGCTCCGCGAAGCCCGGCGCGTTCCTAGCGGCGGCCCCGCTTCTCGCGGTAGGCCTTCCAGCGTTCGGCGGCCTCGGCGAGCTCGGTGTTGACGTCGAAGATCGGCTGCATCTTCTTCCAGGCTTCGTCCCGCTTGTAGGGCAGGAACTCGCGCGGGAAGTTGCCTTCGTGGGCCTCGTATTCGCGGAGCAAGCGGCGTGCGACCGTCGCCTTGTGGACCTCGTCAGCACCGTCCGCGAGCCCCATGGTCGGCGCTGCCGCGTACATGTCCTGCAGCGGCGTGAGGTCGGTCGTGCCGAGCGAGCCGTGGATCTGCAGCGCATCGAAGGAGATCTCCCGCAGCACCCGGGACATGGTGAACTTCACGGTCGCGATCTCGGTGCGCGACTCCTGCCCCGAGGTACGGTCCATCTTCCAGGCGGTCTCGAGCACCAGCAGGCGCAGCATCTTCAGCTTGGCGTAGGACTCGGCGATCTTCTCCTGCACCATCTGGTGCTCGGCGATGATGGCGCCGTGCGACTCCCGCGAGAGCGCGCGCTCGCACATCATGTCGAAGGCCAGCTTGCACTGGGCAATCGTGCGCATCGCGTGGTGGATGCGACCGCCGCCGAGGCGGCGCTGAGCCAACACGTGGGCGCCGTTCTCGGGCCCGAGCAGATGGTCGAGGGGCACCCGCACGTCGCGGTAGAAGATGTGATTGTGGTTGCGCGGCTCGGGCATGATTTCGACGCCCGGCGACTCGCGCGGCACCACGAACATGCCGTTCGTGCACATCACGAAGAGGATGTCCGCGACGCGCCCGGCGGAGGTGAACCACTTCTCGCCGTTGATGACCCACTCGTCTCCGTCGCGGACGGCGGTCGTCTCGAAGAGCTTCGGGTCCGAGCCGCCCTGGGGCTCGGTCATCGAGTAGGCCGAGAACATCTCCTGGTTGAGCAGCGGCTCGAGCCAGCGCTTCTTCTGCTCCTCGGTGCCGTGGGCGGCAAGCATCTCCATGTTGCCCGTATCGGGAGCGGCGGCGCCAAAGAGCTGGGGCGCGGCCGGGTAGCGGCCGAGGATCTCGTTCACGAGGGCGAGCTTCAGCTGCCCGAAGCCGGGGCCGCCCAGCTCCTTGTCGAGGAACAGCGCCCACAGGCCCTGGTCCTTCACCTCCTGCTGGAGTTCGCGGACGTAGGCCTTCACGGCGGGGTCGGGCAGGCGGACGGCGTGCGGGAAGATGTGTCCGAGGGGTTCGACCCGCTCATCGCAGAACTGCTGGATCCAGTCGAGCTTCGCCTGGAATTCGGGCTCGGTCGAGAAGTCCCATGCCATCGGGGCGTCCTTTCGTGGCGCGGTCCGGAGCCGCGCGGAAGCGTTCGAATCGTGATTGCTGAAGGCGAGCATATCAAAAAATAAGACGATTGCCTCAATCGGGAGGAGGCTTGCGGTCGACGGAGGTTCGCTGTTTACTGAGTTGGACTCAGTAAGGAGTTCGACCGATGACCGACCCCCGGCCCCCGGGTCTCCCTGGCAAGGAAGCGGCGGCGTACTTCCAGACCGACCTCGCCCGCAAGTACCCGTTCACCCGGAGTGAAGCGGCGGCGCAGGTACCCGAGGCCGTCATCGCGGCAGACCTCGAGACCGTGCGCCGCGACGGGTACCTGGTGATTCCATCGCTGCTGAGCCACGACGAGCTCGGCGCGATCCGAGACGGCGTCGCGCCCTTGCTCGGGCATGCGGGCCGCAACGACTTCGAGGGCGTCCAGACCCAGCGGGTGTACGCGGTGCTCGAGAAGACCCGGGCGCTCGATGGGCTCGTGGCGCACCCGCGCATCCTGGCGCTCCTCGATCGGATGTTCCTGCCGAACTACCTGCTCTCGCAGGCGCAGGTCATCAACATTCAGCCCGGCGAGCAGGCGCAAGCGCTCCACACCGACGATGCCTTCTACGCCGTGCCGCGCCCCCGGCCGCCGCTCGGGGCCGCGACGGTCTGGGCGATCGATCCGTTCACGGCCGACAACGGTGCGACCGTGATCGTCCCCCGGAGCCACACCTGGGGCGACCAGCGCACGCCGCGGGTCGCCGACGGGCCGACCCCGGCGACGATGCCCGCAGGCTCCGTGGTGTTCTACCCGGGGACGCTGTGGCACGGGGGCGGTGAGAACCGAACGCCGGCACCGCGTCTCGCGATCACCTGTCAGTACTGCGAGCCCTGGGTCCGGACCCAGGAGAACTATTCGCTCTCGGTGAGCCGCGAGACGGTGCGGGTGCTCTCCGAAGATCTGAAGCGCCTGCTCGGCTACAGCATCCATCCGCCTTTCATGGGCATGGTGAACGGCATGCATCCGAAGCGTCTGCTCGAGGACGACGCCTCCTGAGCGCTCCCGCACGTCGTACGCGTCGACCGGCGAAGGTTGCGCGCCGCACCCTGATCGACGCCGCGCGTGACGTGCTGCTCGAAGGGGAGGGCAGCCTCGAGGTCGCGGCGGTGGCGCGGCGCGCCGGCGTGTCCGAGAGCCTGGCCTACTACCACTTCCAGAACAAAGCCGGCCTGCTCGATGCGATGGTCGAAGACTTCTACGAGCGCCTCGACGAGTCGATCACCGCGGTGCCGTTCGCGGGAGCGACCTGGCGCGAGCGCGAGCAGAGCCGCGTGGAGGCGATCATCGCGTTCATGTACGAGGACCCGGCGGCGCGGTTCGTGGCGAACGTGGTGGCGTCGGACCCCTCGCTTCTCGAGCGACAACGCGATCGCGAGCAGCGCCTCGACGCGCTCGGGGCGCGCAACATCGCCCAGGCCCAACGCGACGGCGAGATCGATCCGGCACTGGACCCGCACCTGTTGGTCTCGATGATCCTGGGCGGGGTGCTCGCGGGGGTGAATCGCGCATTGTCGAGCGATCCGCCGAAGCCGCGCCGCCGTGTCGAGCGCGAAGTGTGGTCGTTCGTCTCACGGGCCGCGGGGCTCGCCTCGCGCGGGGATCTCTCGAAACCCTAGCGGCGTCTCGCTCCAGGCCAGGGGCGATCTTCGCCCGAACGGGCCCTCCGACTCCACCGGCGTCGGCGATGTCCGGTGCGCTCGCAGAGTCGCGTCGTCTGACTATCCTAGGGCCGCGGGTTACCGGGGGGTGTCGTTGCCTGCCCCGTGCCCGCGCTTTGGATTCGCGAACAGGGAGACGAAAGACGATGGTTTCCGATCAGAAAGCGATGCGACGATCCGCGGGGTTGGGGGTGCTGCTGACGGCACTGTTGCTTGTCGCATGTGGGCAGGGAGGCTCGGACGGAGGCGGGAGCGCACCGGATCCCAGTCCCCCGCCGGCGACGACCCCGAGCGAGCCGCCGCCCGCGGCGATGGATCCGCCGGAGCCCGAGCCGGCACCCGAACCTGCGACGCCGCCCGCCCCGGAGGCGCCGAGCCCCGATGCCGCCGTGACCGACGACGGCACGACGGTGACGGTGGCGCTGACCGGGAACGACGCTCTCCAGTACAACCTCGACGAGATCCGGGTTCCCGCCGGGCGCCGGATCCGGCTGACGCTCACCCATGTCGGCCAGGGGCCGAAAGAGAGCATGGGACACAACTTCGTGCTGCTCGCGCCGGGCACCGACATGACGACCTTCGGTCTCGCGGCCGCGACCGCCGCAGCGACGGGTTACATCCCCGAGGACCAGCGGGACAAAATCCTCGCAAACACCGATGTCGTTGGCGGCGGCGAGTCGACCACGATCGAGTTCGACGCGCCGGCTCCCGGAACCTACGACTACCTCTGCTCGTTCGTCGGTCACTTCAGCGTGATGAACGGGAAGCTGATCGTCGAGTAGCTCCGCGCGATCGGTGCTCGCAGGCTCGAACCGGGCGGCGCCAGACGGCGTCGCCCGGAGCTCGCTCCTGCTAGCGGGATCGAAGGAAGCGCAGGCGATCGCGCCACCGCACGTACCAGGGGCGCGGCGGATTCCGGACGAGTTCCAGCTGGACGTCATCCATCGTTTGGATGGCGAGTCCGTGATCCTGCGCGCGCATCACCTGCAGCTCGAGCCGACAGCTGTCGCAGCCCGCCACGTGTTCCTTGACGTCGAAACCGCTCGCCGAGGTGTCGAGGGCTCCGAACTCGAAGGACTCCAGCTCCTCGGGGGTCGGATGCCGGTCGCCGCAGTGCTCTTCGGTCTTCCGCATTCCAATCACCATGCTCGTCCCTACCGACCTGGAACCGCGTACAAGCGCGAACTCCTCGAGGTTGGCGGGCGATTCATGTCTCCTCGGTGAGCCGGCCTCGGCGATGCGGCCCTACACGTGCGCCGAATGAGGTCGACGATGGGTGCGACGCGCTTCGAGGCTGGCGGCGGCGAGGCGATTCGAAATCGGTCGTCCCAACGAGCATAGGCGCTCTGCCGGGCATCGCTCGTCAGCTGGGGGTTCCCAGGCCGTAGGGTCTCCCCGCGCCTGCAGGCCCTGCCTGGAGCTGGGCTCCGTTGCACCCGACGGGCGAGATCCTATCCTGCGCCGTTCCGGCGGAGTTCCGCCGACGAGCGCCGTTTCGACGCGCCCGCCCTCCAGAAGAGACTCAGCCATGCGAACCCGAGCCGAACTCAACGAATTCATCGCAGGTCAGCGCCAGGCCCACTGTTTCGAAGGCCTGCCGCTGGAGGGAAAACGAGTCCTCGATATGTCGACGGTCGTCGCCGCGCCCTATGCCGCGTGCATGCTCGGAGACGCCGGCGCCGACATCATCAAGATCGAGAACCCGAAGATTCCGGATGCGTTGCGCGGCTGGAGCACACTCACGGAGCTCGGCATCGAGCCCTATCACTCGGTCGTGGGTCGAAACAAGTTTCCCGTCACGATCAACATGAAGGCCGACGAGGGCAAGGAGATCTTCACCGAGCTCATCAAGCAGAGCGACGTGTTGATCGAGAACATGCGGGTCGGCGCGATGGACCGGCTCGGTTTCTCCCACGAGCGGATCCTCGAGATCAATCCGGGGATCATCATCGGCAAGGTGTCGGGCTACGGGATGACCGGGCCGAAGAACCAGCAACCCGGCTTCGGCACCCTCGCCGAGGCGTACAGCGGCTTCTCCTACCTGAACGGAGACTCGGAGAAGGGCCCGCTCTCTCCGCCCCACGCCCTCGCCGACCTGACCACCGGCATCCACCTGGCCTACGCGATCTCTCTCGCGATGATGCGTCAGGAGCGCGGCGTGAGGGGCGGTCAGGTCATCGACATCTCCCTCTACGAGGCCCTCTTCGGCTACTTCGGCGGAGAGTTCGTCGGCTATAAGCTGACCGGCGAGAACCCGGAGCCGATCGGCAACGAACTCCGATCCGCCGCCCCGCGTAGCGTGTACCGGACGAAGGACGAGCGCTACATCGCGCTCTCCTGCTCGGCGCAGAAGCCGTGGGAGAACCTCGCGAAGGTCATGGGGCAACCCGAGCTGATCGAGGACGAACGTTTCAAGACGAACGTCGACCGGATCGGCAACCGCTACATCCTGAACGACATCATTCAGGAGTGGCACTCGACCAAGACCGAGGCCGACGTTCTCGAGATCTGCTCGAAGGAAGGCATCACCGCCGGCCCGATCCTCACGATGGCCGACATCGACGAGGACGAGCACTACGCGGAGCGCGGCAGCTTCTACTACGTGGAAGATCCGGCGACGGGGATCGACCTCAAGATGCCGAACGTTCCGTTCCGTCTACTCGGGAGTCAGGAGACGCGCATCCGGTTTCCCGGCCTTCCGCAAGCATCCGCGAACGACGTGGTCTACGCCGAGCTTCTCGGTTACGCGCAGGAGAAGGTCGACGCACTGCGCGAAGCGGGCGCGATCTAGCGCTTCATCGCTGGATCGGGACCGAAGGCGGCGAACGACCGATCTTCGACGACCCTCAAGCGCACTCCCTGGCCCACCTCGAGCCGCGGTTCCTGCGTGGATCGCACGGACACGCGCGTCTCGTCGCCGAGGGCGATCGCATAGAGACAGCTCTCTCCCTCGTACCGCGCCGCGACGATCCTCCCGTCGGCACCCTCGTCGGCTGCGGTCGCGATGAGGTCGCCGGGTCGGACGAGCACGTCGACGGCTCCGGAAGCGCCATCGACGAACCGGCAGGGCAACCGACCGAGCGCGGTCTCCGCCTCTGCGTCCACCCGCTTGCCGGACAGGAACGTCGCTTCCCCGAGGAAGCCCGCCACGAAGCGGTTCGCGGGTGCGCGGAAGCAGACCTCGGGCGTGTCCAACTGCTCCAACTGGCCGTCGCGAAGCACGCCGAGGCGATCTCCGATCGAAAGGGCCTCTTCCTGATCGTGGGTGACCCAGAGGGCGGGCACCTCTGCGCGCTTGAGGGCGGCGCGGATGTCCCAGCGCAGGGTGTCCTTGAGCGTGGCGTCGAGATTCGAGAGCGGTTCGTCGAGCAGGACCAGGGCCGGCCGGTGCGCGAGGGTGCGGGCCAGCGCGACGCGTTGCTTTTGTCCCCCCGAGAGCGTGAGGGGCTGGGCGTCGCGCAGAGAGCCGAGATCGAGCAGCTCGATCCACGGCTCCGCGTCCGCGACGTCGTCCAGGCGAAACGACACGTTCTGAAACACCGTGAGGTGGGGAAACAGGGCGAAGTCCTGAAACACCATGCCGACCTTGCGCCGTTCCGGCGGGACGGAGCTGCGAGCGGTGGCGGTCCAGTCTCCGAGCTGGACCTGGCCCTCGGCGATCGAGACGAGGCCCGCAATGGCGCGAAGCAAGGTGGACTTTCCACAGCCCGTGGGACCCACGAGCGTGACGATCTCACTGGCGTCGATCGAGAGATCGAAGGCTTCGATCACCCGGTGGGAGCCGTAGTCGACGCTCAGCTGGGAGACGGTGAGCAAGCACTAGCCTCGCGGGTTCCCGGACTGCCGAGACATCCCCTCTCCAGAGAACAGGAACGCCAAGCCTAGCGCCGAGAGGACGATCAGAAGCAGGCCTGGTACCGCGGCTCTCCCGAAGAGTCCCGCTTCGTAGACGCGCCAGAGGTAGGTGGCGAGGGTCTCGAAACCCGTCGGTGCGAGGAGCAGCGTGGCCGGTAACTCGCGCATCGCTTCCAGGAATACCAGTGCCGCGCCGGCCACGATGCCGCGGCTCGTGAGCGGGACGCTGACGCGCCGGAACGTCTCGAAGGAGCCTGCCCCCAGGAGTCGCGAGGCGCCGACCAGCTGCGCGTCCAGCACCTCGGCACTGCTCCGTATGCTGCCGACGGCGAGCGGGAGGAATCGAATCACGTAGGCCGCCACGAGCATCGCCAGGGATTGATAGAGCACAGGGACCCCGAGCCCCACATACACGAGGGCGGTGCCCATCACGATCCCGGGGATGCCGAACCCGAGGTACGTCACGCGCTCGAGCGTTCGTCCGAGCCGGCCGCGCAGTGCAGCGAAGGCCACGGGGAGCCCGGCCGCTGCGGCGACTCCGGCGGCGAGCAGCGAGGCCCGCGCCGAGTTCCAGGCGATCTTCGGGTCGAAGTGGGAAGCGCCCTCGCGCCAGAGCCAGAGCGAGAACACCCCGACGGGCAGCAAGAGTGCGAGCCCGACGATCGGGGCGACGCTGGCGCAGATCGCGGGCAGGATGCGAGCCGAGGGGTGCAACGTGGCGCCAGCGCCCGGCTGCTCGCGCGTGCTGGCCACGCGAGACTCGACGATCAGCACGACCCCGACGATGGCCATGAGCTGGAGTGACAGCAGCGCCGCCTGGCTCAAACCGAACGCGTTGTACTCGACGTAGATGGCCCGTGTGAAGGTGTCGAGATTCATGATCGCGGGCGTGCCGAAGTCCGAGAGCGCGTACAGGGCCGCCAGCAGCGCACCGGCGGCGATGCTGCTGGCCGCGCGGGGCAGGGCGATGCGCCGAAGGCTCTCGAGCCAGGGCATTCCCAGGGTGCGCGCGGCGTGGAGGAGGTTGGCGTCCTGTCCGAGGAGGGCGGCGCGGGTGGTCAGGAGCACGAACGGGTAGGTGTAGAGCACCAGCACCAGTGTCGCGCCGGGCAACCCGCTGACCGCCGGCAACCGCCATCCCGTCAGGCCCTCGATTTCTCCCCCGGGACCGAACGCCGCGACCATCGCGAACGCACCGAGGTAGCTGGGGAGCGCGAGCGGCGCCGCCAGGACCACCAGCCACGCGCGGTCCCACGGAAGCCGCACGAACGCGGTCAGCACCGCCAGCGGCACGCCGATCAAGGTGGCTCCCATGGCGGTCAGCGCAGCGAGCGCAACGGTATTGGCGAGCAGTGGCCACGCGCGCGCGTCGAACGTCGGTTCCTCGAAGGCGAGGCGCACCAACACCGTGAGCGGCAGCACCGCGAGCGCTGCCACCACGAGCGCCGGGAGGTAGACGCCCGGCCAGCGTCTCACAGCACTCCGACTCCGCGCATCAGGTCCAACGTGGGGCGCAGGTCGGCCAATCGGGTGAGATCGACCTTCGGGGGACGCACCGTGGTGAGGTCGGGCAGTCCTGCCGGGGGTGTTCCGCCGAGGATCAGGGGGATCTCGTAGGCCTCGGTCGCCAGGTACGCCTGGGCCTCGACGGTCAGGAGGTATCGAATGAAGTTCGCGGCGAGTTTCGACCCCGCCAGCGCCACGATACCCGAAGCGTTGACCAGGCAGCCGGCGTCGTTCTCGGTGAACGCGAGGGCGACCCGTGCATCGGGCTTCCCGGCGCGGAGTCGCAGCGTGTAGTAGTGGTTGGCGAGCCCGACGTCCACCTCGCCCCTCTCGACCCCGAGGACCACGCCCAGTTCACCGGCGTAGCGCTTCGCGACGCGGTTCATGCCCTCGAGCCACTGCGCGGTTGCGGCATCTCCCTGGAGCAGGCGCATCGCCGTGACGAACGACTGGAACGACGCGTAGGCCGGGGCCCAACCGATGCGCAAGCCGCTCTCGGGCAGCGCCATGATGCTTCGGGGCACGGCTTCCCGGGTCAGCTTGTCGCGGTTGTAGGGAAGGGTTCGAATGCGCCCCGAGATCGGGACCCAGTGTTCGTATTGGAAGCCGGGCTGGAGCTGAGCGGAGAGTTCCTTCGGCAGGGGTTGGGCCAGCCCCTGGTCGGCGACGAGGCCGATGGCGCCCGAGTCGACCGCCCAGA
Encoded proteins:
- a CDS encoding helix-turn-helix domain-containing protein; the protein is MGTAKREAASGGRQALIDTARVLFAERGIDGVSMREVGRAAEQRNNNAVQYHFGDRDALLFAVLTPFHERVGAGRGALLDALEADPAPSVRALAGALVRPAAALLEDAPGRDYLRIVAELIGDPANLRRRGPFDGTELDRWHELAKRHSAGTTLPLHRRFSAMHLCFSELGRRAAARRRGDHRLFVSDLVDLVSGVLGAEVSDETLRLLEERERSRARAD
- a CDS encoding acyl-CoA dehydrogenase family protein produces the protein MAWDFSTEPEFQAKLDWIQQFCDERVEPLGHIFPHAVRLPDPAVKAYVRELQQEVKDQGLWALFLDKELGGPGFGQLKLALVNEILGRYPAAPQLFGAAAPDTGNMEMLAAHGTEEQKKRWLEPLLNQEMFSAYSMTEPQGGSDPKLFETTAVRDGDEWVINGEKWFTSAGRVADILFVMCTNGMFVVPRESPGVEIMPEPRNHNHIFYRDVRVPLDHLLGPENGAHVLAQRRLGGGRIHHAMRTIAQCKLAFDMMCERALSRESHGAIIAEHQMVQEKIAESYAKLKMLRLLVLETAWKMDRTSGQESRTEIATVKFTMSRVLREISFDALQIHGSLGTTDLTPLQDMYAAAPTMGLADGADEVHKATVARRLLREYEAHEGNFPREFLPYKRDEAWKKMQPIFDVNTELAEAAERWKAYREKRGRR
- a CDS encoding phytanoyl-CoA dioxygenase family protein is translated as MTDPRPPGLPGKEAAAYFQTDLARKYPFTRSEAAAQVPEAVIAADLETVRRDGYLVIPSLLSHDELGAIRDGVAPLLGHAGRNDFEGVQTQRVYAVLEKTRALDGLVAHPRILALLDRMFLPNYLLSQAQVINIQPGEQAQALHTDDAFYAVPRPRPPLGAATVWAIDPFTADNGATVIVPRSHTWGDQRTPRVADGPTPATMPAGSVVFYPGTLWHGGGENRTPAPRLAITCQYCEPWVRTQENYSLSVSRETVRVLSEDLKRLLGYSIHPPFMGMVNGMHPKRLLEDDAS
- a CDS encoding TetR/AcrR family transcriptional regulator yields the protein MDAARDVLLEGEGSLEVAAVARRAGVSESLAYYHFQNKAGLLDAMVEDFYERLDESITAVPFAGATWREREQSRVEAIIAFMYEDPAARFVANVVASDPSLLERQRDREQRLDALGARNIAQAQRDGEIDPALDPHLLVSMILGGVLAGVNRALSSDPPKPRRRVEREVWSFVSRAAGLASRGDLSKP
- a CDS encoding plastocyanin/azurin family copper-binding protein gives rise to the protein MRRSAGLGVLLTALLLVACGQGGSDGGGSAPDPSPPPATTPSEPPPAAMDPPEPEPAPEPATPPAPEAPSPDAAVTDDGTTVTVALTGNDALQYNLDEIRVPAGRRIRLTLTHVGQGPKESMGHNFVLLAPGTDMTTFGLAAATAAATGYIPEDQRDKILANTDVVGGGESTTIEFDAPAPGTYDYLCSFVGHFSVMNGKLIVE
- a CDS encoding CoA transferase — protein: MRTRAELNEFIAGQRQAHCFEGLPLEGKRVLDMSTVVAAPYAACMLGDAGADIIKIENPKIPDALRGWSTLTELGIEPYHSVVGRNKFPVTINMKADEGKEIFTELIKQSDVLIENMRVGAMDRLGFSHERILEINPGIIIGKVSGYGMTGPKNQQPGFGTLAEAYSGFSYLNGDSEKGPLSPPHALADLTTGIHLAYAISLAMMRQERGVRGGQVIDISLYEALFGYFGGEFVGYKLTGENPEPIGNELRSAAPRSVYRTKDERYIALSCSAQKPWENLAKVMGQPELIEDERFKTNVDRIGNRYILNDIIQEWHSTKTEADVLEICSKEGITAGPILTMADIDEDEHYAERGSFYYVEDPATGIDLKMPNVPFRLLGSQETRIRFPGLPQASANDVVYAELLGYAQEKVDALREAGAI
- a CDS encoding ABC transporter ATP-binding protein; translation: MLTVSQLSVDYGSHRVIEAFDLSIDASEIVTLVGPTGCGKSTLLRAIAGLVSIAEGQVQLGDWTATARSSVPPERRKVGMVFQDFALFPHLTVFQNVSFRLDDVADAEPWIELLDLGSLRDAQPLTLSGGQKQRVALARTLAHRPALVLLDEPLSNLDATLKDTLRWDIRAALKRAEVPALWVTHDQEEALSIGDRLGVLRDGQLEQLDTPEVCFRAPANRFVAGFLGEATFLSGKRVDAEAETALGRLPCRFVDGASGAVDVLVRPGDLIATAADEGADGRIVAARYEGESCLYAIALGDETRVSVRSTQEPRLEVGQGVRLRVVEDRSFAAFGPDPAMKR
- a CDS encoding iron ABC transporter permease, with the protein product MRRWPGVYLPALVVAALAVLPLTVLVRLAFEEPTFDARAWPLLANTVALAALTAMGATLIGVPLAVLTAFVRLPWDRAWLVVLAAPLALPSYLGAFAMVAAFGPGGEIEGLTGWRLPAVSGLPGATLVLVLYTYPFVLLTTRAALLGQDANLLHAARTLGMPWLESLRRIALPRAASSIAAGALLAALYALSDFGTPAIMNLDTFTRAIYVEYNAFGLSQAALLSLQLMAIVGVVLIVESRVASTREQPGAGATLHPSARILPAICASVAPIVGLALLLPVGVFSLWLWREGASHFDPKIAWNSARASLLAAGVAAAAGLPVAFAALRGRLGRTLERVTYLGFGIPGIVMGTALVYVGLGVPVLYQSLAMLVAAYVIRFLPLAVGSIRSSAEVLDAQLVGASRLLGAGSFETFRRVSVPLTSRGIVAGAALVFLEAMRELPATLLLAPTGFETLATYLWRVYEAGLFGRAAVPGLLLIVLSALGLAFLFSGEGMSRQSGNPRG
- a CDS encoding extracellular solute-binding protein, with protein sequence MRRRRFLQTAAALTGWACLPPPLRAWAGSETGVSVDALPRLEGKLTLYLGRGEGGLYEDILQAIESRNPSLELAIRRGPTAALANAIVAEARAGVRRADLFWAVDSGAIGLVADQGLAQPLPKELSAQLQPGFQYEHWVPISGRIRTLPYNRDKLTREAVPRSIMALPESGLRIGWAPAYASFQSFVTAMRLLQGDAATAQWLEGMNRVAKRYAGELGVVLGVERGEVDVGLANHYYTLRLRAGKPDARVALAFTENDAGCLVNASGIVALAGSKLAANFIRYLLTVEAQAYLATEAYEIPLILGGTPPAGLPDLTTVRPPKVDLTRLADLRPTLDLMRGVGVL